GGTCGTGTAGCGCAGGCGTGCGCCGGGCTTGGCGATCAGCTCCACCACCGCGGAGTGCAGCGAGTCCGAGGAGTAGATCGGCGCGGTGCAGCCCTCGACGTAGTGCACGTAGGAGCCGGGCTCGGCGATGATGAGCGTGCGCTCGAACTGGCCCATGTTCTGGGTGTTGATGCGGAAGTAGGCCTGCAGCGGAATGTCGACCTTGACGCCCTCGGGCACGACGATGAACGACCCGCCGGACCACACCGCGGTGTTGAGCGCGGCGAACTTGTTGTCGTTGGCCGGGATGATCTTGCCGAAGTGCTCGCGGAAGATGTCCTCGTGCTCGCGCAGTCCCGTGTCGGTGTCGAGGAAGATCACGCCCTGGGCCTCGAGGTCCTCGCGCACCTTGTGGTAGACGACCTCGGACTCGTACTGGGCGGCGACGCCGGCGACGAGCCGCTGCTTCTCCGCCTCGGGGATGCCCAGGCGGTCGTAGGTGTTCTTGATGTCCTCGGGCAGGTCCTCCCAGGAGTTGGCCTGCTTCTCCGTGGACCGCACGAAGTAGAAGATGTCGTCGAAGATGATCTTCGACAGGTCACCGCCCCAGTTGGGCATGGGCCGGCGCAGGTAGTGCTTGTAGGCCTTCAGGCGCATGTCGAGCATCCACCTGGGCTCGTCCTTCAGCGCCGAGATCTCGCGGACGACGTCCTCGGACAGTCCGCGCTTCGGCTCAAAGACCGGCTTGCCCTCGTCGTGCCAGCCGTACTTGTACGTACCGAGCTGCAGGTCTTCCGCTTTCGTGGCCATGGATCGCTCCTAGAGGGGCTTTGACGTGCAGTCGTCGGTGATGTGGCAGACGCACGCAGGCGCGCCGCCCGCGATGGTCATCTCGCGCGACACCGGGGTGCCGAGCAGCTCGCTGAACAGCTGGGTCTCGTACGCGCAGATCTCGGGGTGCTGCTCCGCGACCTCCTTGATGGCGCAGTGACCCTGGGTGAGCTCGAGGACGGTGCGGCCGTCCGCGTCGGTCGCCCGCCCCGCCTGGGCGAAGTAGCCGTCGGCGCTCAGCAGCTCGGCCAGGCGCGTCGGGCCCTCCCTGGAGTCCACCCCGGACAGCGCCGTCGCGTAGCGCCCGCCCTGGCGGGCGACCCGCCACCGCATGAAGCGGGCCAGCGCGTCGTGCCCGTGCTCCTGCTCGAGGTAGGTGAGCAGCTCGATGGCGAGCTGGGCGGAGTTGTCGGGGAACAGCCGGTGCGCGCGGTCGGTCAGGGCGTACCGGGCGCTCGGGCGACCCGGGCCGTCCCGGCGGACCGTCTGCGCGTCGACGAGGCCGTCACGCTCGAGCACCTGCAGGTGCCGGCGGATCGCCACCTCGGACAGGCCGAGGGTCGCCGCGAGCTCGGCCACCGACTGCGCCTGCCGGCGCAGCTCGTCGACGATGCTCGCGCGCGTGTCGCCGAGCAGGTCGACGAGCATGGCGGGTTCTCTCCGGGTCACGACAATTACTGTACC
This is a stretch of genomic DNA from Egibacteraceae bacterium. It encodes these proteins:
- the sufB gene encoding Fe-S cluster assembly protein SufB, with the protein product MATKAEDLQLGTYKYGWHDEGKPVFEPKRGLSEDVVREISALKDEPRWMLDMRLKAYKHYLRRPMPNWGGDLSKIIFDDIFYFVRSTEKQANSWEDLPEDIKNTYDRLGIPEAEKQRLVAGVAAQYESEVVYHKVREDLEAQGVIFLDTDTGLREHEDIFREHFGKIIPANDNKFAALNTAVWSGGSFIVVPEGVKVDIPLQAYFRINTQNMGQFERTLIIAEPGSYVHYVEGCTAPIYSSDSLHSAVVELIAKPGARLRYTTIQNWSNNVYNLVTKRAAAYEDATVEWIDGNIGSKLTMKYPSVYLMGRGARGEVLSVAFAGDGQHQDAGAKMHHHASDTSSSVVSKSVSQGTGRTSYRGQVEIAQGAHRVKNSTICDALLLSEHARSDTYPYMNIAEEDAQISHEASVSKIGEEQLFYLQSRGVEEAEAMAMIVRGFIEPISKELPMEYSVELNRLISLNMEGSVG
- a CDS encoding helix-turn-helix domain-containing protein, which gives rise to MTRREPAMLVDLLGDTRASIVDELRRQAQSVAELAATLGLSEVAIRRHLQVLERDGLVDAQTVRRDGPGRPSARYALTDRAHRLFPDNSAQLAIELLTYLEQEHGHDALARFMRWRVARQGGRYATALSGVDSREGPTRLAELLSADGYFAQAGRATDADGRTVLELTQGHCAIKEVAEQHPEICAYETQLFSELLGTPVSREMTIAGGAPACVCHITDDCTSKPL